From Salarias fasciatus chromosome 12, fSalaFa1.1, whole genome shotgun sequence, the proteins below share one genomic window:
- the shld3 gene encoding shieldin complex subunit 3: MEEVFLHFQSGPPSRLPSLLRTAQNLLDPFPCRAAPVFTPWFPSSGQRPPLRPARPPPALACAGGGAEPEAEPAPLRLQPGRAEPVAEPAPPDRSPRRSWVVAARSRVPSQRSMSRRLRDTLSVHRLHPLQRARWVIHRENCGTGTDLEQTWRALCRAVRTAPLPSCTATIQRDRAEVWVFCDLEWAEHVGRRLKRALQLEGSIRLCVRTAPDILSM; the protein is encoded by the coding sequence ATGGAGGAGGTGTTCCTCCACTTCCAGTCGGGCCCCCCCTCCAGACTCCCCTCGCTGCTCCGGACCGCTCAGAACCTTCTGGACCCGTTCCCCTGCCGGGCCGCCCCCGTCTTCACGCCATGGTTCCCCTCCTCAGGCCAGCGGCCCCCGCTGAGGCCGGCCAGACCGCCGCCCGCCCTCGCCTGCgcaggagggggggcggagccagaggcTGAGCCCGCCCCCCTCAGACTACAGCCCGGGAGGGCGGAGCCAGTGGCTGAGCCCGCCCCCCCGGACCGCTCCCCCAGGCGGAGCTGGGTCGTGGCGGCTCGCAGCCGGGTTCCGTCCCAGCGCTCCATGTCCAGACGCCTCCGGGACACGCTGTCCGTCCACAGGCTCCACCCCCTCCAGAGGGCGCGCTGGGTGATCCACCGGGAGAACTGTGGAACCGGGACGGACCTGGAGCAGACGTGGCGCGCTCTGTGCCGGGCCGTCCGgaccgcccccctcccctcctgcacCGCCACCATCCAGCGGGACCGGGCCGAGGTCTGGGTCTTCTGCGACCTGGAGTGGGCGGAGCATGTGGGCCGCCGCCTGAAGAGGGCGCTGCAGCTGGAGGGCAGCATTCGCCTGTGTGTGCGCACGGCGCCCGACATCCTCAGCATGTAG
- the LOC115397617 gene encoding serine/threonine-protein phosphatase 2A catalytic subunit beta isoform, giving the protein MEDKSFTKELDQWIEQLNECKQLTENQVRTLCEKAKEILTKESNVQEVRCPVTVCGDVHGQFHDLMELFKIGGKSPDTNYLFMGDYVDRGYYSVETVTLLVTLKVRFQERITILRGNHESRQITQVYGFYDECLRKYGNANVWKYFTDLFDYLPLTALVDGQIFCLHGGLSPSIDTLDHIRALDRLQEVPHEGPMCDLLWSDPDDRGGWGISPRGAGYTFGQDISETFNHANGLTLVSRAHQLVMEGYNWGHDKNVVTIFSAPNYCYRCGNQAAIMELDDTLKYSFLQFDPAPRRGEPHVTRRTPDYFL; this is encoded by the exons ATGGAGGACAAATCCTTCACCAAAGAGCTGGACCAGTGGATCGAGCAGCTCAACGAGTGCAAGCAGCTGACGGAGAACCAAGTGAGGACGCTCTGCGAGAAG GCCAAGGAGATCCTCACCAAGGAGTCAAACGTTCAGGAG GTGCGATGCCCGGTGACGGTCTGCGGCGACGTTCACGGTCAGTTCCACGACCTGATGGAACTCTTCAAGATCGGAGGCAAGTCGCCCGACACCAACTACCTGTTCATGGGGGACTACGTGGACCGGGGGTACTACTCCGTGGAGACCGTCACCCTGCTCGTCACGCTCAAG GTGCGGTTCCAGGAGCGGATCACCATCCTGCGGGGGAACCACGAGTCCCGGCAGATCACGCAGGTCTACGGCTTCTACGACGAGTGCCTGAGGAAGTACGGCAACGCCAACGTCTGGAAGTACTTCACAGACCTGTTCGACTACCTGCCGCTCACCGCGCTGGTCGACGGGCAG atCTTCTGTCTTCACGGAGGACTGTCTCCGTCCATCGACACTCTGGATCACATACGAGCTCTGGACCGCCTGCAGGAGGTTCCACatgag GGCCCCATGTGCGACCTGCTGTGGTCGGACCCTGACGACCGTGGTGGGTGGGGCATCTCCCCCCGCGGCGCCGGCTACACCTTCGGACAGGACATCTCGGAGACCTTCAACCACGCCAACGGCCTGACGCTGGTGTCCCGCGCTCACCAGCTGGTCATGGAG GGCTACAACTGGGGCCACGATAAGAACGTGGTGACGATCTTCAGCGCTCCCAACTACTGCTACCGCTGCGGGAACCAGGCGGCCATCATGGAACTGGACGACACCCTCAAGTACTCTTT ccTTCAGTTtgaccccgccccccgccgcGGAGAACCCCACGTGACCAGACGCACTCCAGACTACTTCCTgtga